Within the Rosa rugosa chromosome 2, drRosRugo1.1, whole genome shotgun sequence genome, the region TCAAAATTTGAGTTTAGTTGGTTTGGGGAGAGAATGTAATACAGGGTTTTGGAATTTGTTGATGTATTGTTGGATATCTGAGTTTAATGGAAAATATATAATGGGATTAACTCTTGTATTATTTACTGTTGTGGTATATAAtcaatattgatttttttttttttgcctggTTTTGCAATTATTCCCCATTAGGGAGGAGGAAGCGAAAAGAAATAAACATTCTCCCATTGGGCACACATAGCTAAAGTGTCCCCAATGGGTGTAGTGTATTTGTACAAATGTATGGTATTTATACTATATTTGTAGTTTGAGAAACCATGGGTCCCACTTTGTTATTTTGGGACACATAAGTTGTTTGTTCCATTTAGCAATAGAAACACTAGCAATAGGCACAAATGGCTATGTGTCCCCTTTGCATCAATGGGCACACATATGTCCCTATAGGCACCAATAGGCACACATATGATGTGTTCCCTTGCCATTTCCTCTATTTATATGCTGTTAACGATCTGTAGCACATAAGTTCCCTGGTTTGTTCGATCGACTTGAAGCGTGTCACAATGGAAACCCTGAAATCATTAAACTTCATTTCAGTGCAACCAAAGTATATTCCGTCTACGAGACTATgactatatatatgcatgtgtaCTTAAACTTAGCATCAGCATATAATAGATGTACTTTTGTTCCCATCAAGCTGAGCCACATCAACCCCTATCTGACCACCAATAACAATAGTAAACATTATATACAAGCAAAAGTATTCCCATATTCCAAGGGATACAACAATATGCAGAATCATTAGCTGGTCAAGTTGTTAAGTATAAACCTGAAACCCAAACTTCTTCATCTCTTCTGCAGCATCAACTTCATTTTTCTCAGCTCTAGCGCCTCTTGCGCTGATGCTTCCATCTCAAATAGCTTCTCTTGTAAGATGTTCACATTTGTCTGCAGCCCCTTAATGTAAGTCCCTCAATAATAGTCATCTACAACAAGGCAAGAAAAGCGCACGCGGGCGcgcacacacagatatatatatattagaaattAGCATGTGGTGGTTTCTAGTTCAAGTGAGCTCATTAAGGGCATCGAGTACTTGCATTTGTAAATTATACGGACTAGTCAACGCAGTATTGGTAGCCTATCACCGAGCTTCTGCCTTCTCCTCCTCTCGGCGTGGAGGTTTTTCGATTGCAGTAGTAGTCCATTTTCAGCAAGTAGAAGAAGCTTTTGGGCTATTCACACACTTGGTCTGCAGTCTGCAAAAGGGTATCATGCCATTTTGGGCAtttgatttttgtttaatatcCATGTCATGGTCTTTGGTCTCTTGTTGACTGAAAAAGTACAGAACAATTGCGGTTTGTTAGAGCAGTCATATTCTTCTTTCTGTTATTTGATTCCCTAAGGACCAAGAAGTTAGTACACATTTTCTGCACCAAGTTGACAACTAACTATTCAGCATGTTAAAGTATGGCACACAAAAATGTGCGAAAAAAGTGTGAGATTTTTCATTACAGGAGATCCTAATTTTCTGAAACTTTTATGCACCAAACTTGCTGGAAATTCTGTAGATTCACTCAAATACATAACGTGAGGTACACAAACCTTGTACTAGCTAGGCTGGCTTAGTGGCTGTTTATACATTGAAGCATTATTCATTACTAGAGGACCATGTATCTAGCCAATCATGAATCCTAGATAAAATGCACACCAACTAACATACATTATTATAGGACTCCATTTATTTAGCGAATCCATGAATCCTCGACATAGAGAGCAAGTCTTGTCTTCAACATTTCACAGGGAGTGTAGCATTACTTGAACTCCATGCTGTGGGCGAACTGTAAGAAAATGAAGAGGAGAGTGGACGTAACCCGGGGAAAGGGTGAAGGCGTAGCGTTGCAGAATCATTGACAGAGCAATCTTAGTTTCAGTGGTGGCAAAGTTGAAACCCACACAAATTCTAGGTCCCATTCCAAAGGGTATGAATGCAGCCATATTATCCTTAGTAGCTTTGGCAACCCCTTCTGAGAACCGCTCTGGTTTGAAAAGTTCCACATCTTGTCCCCATATTTGAGGGTCATGCTGAAGTGCTACAGTTGGGATGACCAAATCAATATTAGCAGGAACAATTAACTTCCCCAGCCTACTTTCCCTTTCAGCTTTCTTTACAAGTTGACTGACAGGAGGATATAACCTTAGAGACTCATTGATGATCATATTCATCTGCATTAAGAAGATCGAAACAAAATGAGACAGAACAGAAATCAGGATTTCGTACTTAACTGATGACAATTTCAGTGTAACGGTTATTGACATTCTTACAGTTTTTAGTCTGGAAATGCCTTCGGAATTTGGATTCTGTTTTCCAAATAATTGCAGGACTTCTTTTCTCGCTTCCTCTTGCCAATCCTGATGGAGTGCCAGAAGAAAGACGGTCCAAGCGAGCAAACCATTAGTGGTTTCTTGTCCAGCAAAGTACAATGCCTTGCACTGATCAATTATATCATCTATCGTGACCCTATATCTGTCATTACTGTCATCATGATGAGCCTTTAAAAGTAATCCAAGAAAATCCCCCCCAAAGTTGTGTTCATCTTGCTGAGTCActgctttattttctcttttctttacaaTCTCCAGTATCGTGTCACGTATTTCCTTCTCAAGCTTCTCTGCTTGAATTTCATCACTAGTTTTGAAAAGCTTTCTGCAATATGGAATGCAATAAACATGAGAAATAAGAACATACACAATCCTCCTACAATATAGAATTGAATTGTTCTGTACTATGTAGCAGATAGGAACAACATAGTTAGTGATGTCCAAACCAAATATCCCACATATAAGAGTAGTCACAtgtcgtgtgtgtgtgtgtatatcaaTCAAAGATAGAACCAGAAACTACAAGAAAGATAGGTTCTTTCATATAATTCCTTCAAATACAATGGACATTAATTAAAGTAAGTTACCGGATACCAGGAAGCCTGATCTTATAAGAATTTTTGAACAATAACAAGGA harbors:
- the LOC133728622 gene encoding cytochrome P450 CYP749A22-like, which codes for MSTTGFPVFIVLSFVFLFLLIFKIYHTQWRTPTRLQKLMGLQGIKGPSYRLVHGNAKEILNLKKEAMSRPKGLSHDIFPVVQPQYHSWLKIYGKIFLQWLGTEAQLVVMEPKLCKEILNNKDRVYLQMKQQGFGKKLLGNSLGTSEGEQWLKLRKLANHAFHGESLKNMVPDMIASAENMLQRLQNSEGKEIEMYQEFKLFTSEVISRTAFGSSYLQGKKIFDMLTEISLLLFKNSYKIRLPGIRKLFKTSDEIQAEKLEKEIRDTILEIVKKRENKAVTQQDEHNFGGDFLGLLLKAHHDDSNDRYRVTIDDIIDQCKALYFAGQETTNGLLAWTVFLLALHQDWQEEARKEVLQLFGKQNPNSEGISRLKTMNMIINESLRLYPPVSQLVKKAERESRLGKLIVPANIDLVIPTVALQHDPQIWGQDVELFKPERFSEGVAKATKDNMAAFIPFGMGPRICVGFNFATTETKIALSMILQRYAFTLSPGYVHSPLHFLTVRPQHGVQVMLHSL